GGTTTACCCTCTAAGGCCTTGCGTCAGAGGCCTACACTCAGGCCCTGTCAGTCGTATGGTCGCCCTGTCGGTTCCAATGGTCAGCTTCCAATGTTCGAGCGTCAGGGACCTGGACTGGGGGCGGGTACGGGGTGAATGGTGCTGTCAGGACCTACACCCTCGCAAGTGACACTAACTGTGACCACCTACCCTGCCTATCCCGTGCCTTGCATCCACACTGCTTCCTCTAAAGCTGTTTTTCTTCCCAGTGTTTACAAACACCATGAAATTGTTGAATAGACACCATTTATGGAGAACGCATTCAGGGACCAACGCCTACACACCTCCATCTGCATGCGCTTCTGCAGTTTCTGTGGCTGTTTGTGTAGTCTCGGTTTCCCCACTTATAAAATAGGAATGGtgatgaaaatcaaatgagataatggattTGGAAGTACATGGCACATTGTAAAGCAATACCagtggtaaaaaaaatatatcattcacattttaataaatgctaaAGACGATAACGTTAatagagctcagagcctggagcctgcttcggattctgtgtcttgctctctctctctgcccctcccctactctctctctctcaaaagtaaaataaaaacattaaaaaatgttacaaataaagaaataagtttcTGCTTCCGGGCTTCGATGTCATGGTGTCTACACTTCTGCTTATTGTATACAGACTTAAATGCGATCCGTGGATAATTGCATATATTGGAACACTTGATCTAATTTAGCAAAGGTCTTCCATTTGGTAACTTTGATTTCACAGTCAAATGACGACTACCATTTGGAGGTGGTCTTGAAGCAAGGCACCGAGAAAAGGAATAACATAGGCGAGGGCTGTGCAGTCAGAGCAGAGAGATTCCTTGAAGTCCATCCACTGCTGGTGTCAGACGCCCTGTCACGGAGCGTCCAGCTCTTGCTGTCCACCTGCACGCACCCTGTTGCTGTGGATAAACAGGTCTGCAGGTTGGAGTGGTCGTTGCTGCACTCAGAAGAGGTAACTTGTGATGGAACGTGCAGTAGGGGAAATCCCCCCAAGAACACGTTGCCGTGAGGTTGTTGACAAACCCCCGTTCTACACCCAGCCCACTGTGGTTGATGGACTGAGAATACAGAAGCCAGGGTCGTCATCAGCCATAGCAGAGACTCAGGGTATGCGtgcttgtgtgcgtgtgtgggcgCATTTCAGACCCACCGGTGAGTTAGGCCTGATTTGGCCAACAGTAGCATTTTGCCCTTTTCCTCATTTCTATATTACCAATGCagtctttttaaatgtgtttgtcTTTCATTCTCCCTTACCTTATAGTTGTGTGTCCTTTCTGTTAAAGTGCCTTGGAGGTCTTTGAGGCGGTACGGGAAAGGGAAGTTGATACGTAAAGCACAAGTCAGAAGAAGTGTCCCTGCTCTCATTGTTTGATTATACTCTTTCACGTTTAAGTAGAGAAATAGTAGGAATAGACACAATCCAGCTGAAAAACCTTGGGGGCGTGTGTTTTCAATCTTGACAGTGCAGGAGGGCTTATTGGGGAGAACCTGTTCCCATTCTGCCTTTTGAACTCAAGATGTCTGTGAGGATCCGGCCCCAGGGAAGGAATCCTCCCTCGATACTGGAACGCCTTCCCTTCCCAGAGGCTTATCAAAGCTCACCCAGTCTTCAAGGCAGCCTAGGCCTGTCTTCCTAGGACACCCCCTCTTCAGGCCAGCTGTTACTCGGCTGTCCCTTCTCCGAGCACCTACATGCACTTCGTCACCATCCAACTTAGTACTGCAGCCTTGCCTTTCTCATCgaattccttcctttccttgtcttCAGCAAGGTCATGAGCTCAAGAATAAGAGCATGTCACACTCCTTTATCCCCCATAATGATTTATCAGTTAGGTGGGTGGATAAATAGAGCCCTGGAAGCACgaagaacatgaaaaaataatgattCTAATTCTATTTTGGAAAACGATAATTCTCCCGTGTGAGGTCACCCGTGTGGATGCTCAGACACACGGGAGCCAGTTTCTCCCACTCACTCGGCTACCGCTCTGGTTCTGATGCTTCCTCTTCTGCCCGCCTTTGTTGACCTGGGAGGACTTGAAGGGAGGTAAAAATGGCCCAGAAACCAGGCAGGCTGGTGTGTGCAGAGGGCAGCGAGGCCTGCTCTTGGAGTGGGGAGGTTTTAAGCACCACCGGGGTATGCTGTGAAGGTTTCAGAACTTACCTCTAGTGTCTAAGCGTGAGAGACAAGAGAGGTGCCCTGAGAAAGAGAacggaaatgaaggaaaaagtgaTAAGCAACATTtttgtgaaggaaaatgataaagaagATTCTTAGCTACCTCCTTGTCCTTTAAAAGATGGATGGATCAATGGAATGAGACTTGGGGTCCCGGGGGCTGCAAGGCATGCTTTGTAATGTCTCTTTGTATTATCAGCCAGCAGCCCAGGCTAAAATATATCAGAGGTTAGGGCACTGAGGCCAATGAGGCTTTTATCAGAAATATTTGAATGCTGAGTTTATCTCTCAAGTTATGTacaagccttttatttttctttaaaagtaactGTAAAACTCTCTTTTGGAAGAACTGGTCTCAtttacatcaggaaaaaaaattagaaagctgtTTAAGGTCCTCTCGGAACTCAATGGTTAAATAAACTTGTATATCAAAATATCTGAAAGTATCTACTGTAAGCATggcttcttcttttatttttttttttaatttttttttcaatgtttatttatttttgggacagagagagacagagcatgaacgggggaggggcagagtgagagggagacacagaatcggaaacaggctccaggctccgagccatcagcccggagcctgacgcggggctcgaactcacggaccgcgagatcgtgacctggctgaagtcggacgcttaaccgactgcgccacccaggcgccccatggcttcttcttttaaaaaaaattttttttaatgcttatttttgaggggaagatagagcacgagttggggaggggcagagagagaggaaaacacaggatttggagcaggctccaggctctggactatcagcacagagcacgatgcagggctcgaactcacaaactgggagatcatgacctgagctgaagttggacgcttaactgactgagccaaccctgCGCCCCAAGCCTGGCTTcttgtaaaaacaaaatcattcatTTAGGAGCCATTATAGTTGCCTGAGGCCTGTTAGGAGCCTCAGTGAAAATAGCTCATtaccctttgcctctctccccacacAAACGTTTTAGTTTACACGCTGGCTTTTCCTGAAGAATTTGCAGACTTCTCTCCTGACTCACTGGTAACCACTCCCAAGAGAAATCTCTCGAGTTCGTCAGCACATCGTTGACATGACACTCTGCTGAAGGAAGCCATGTCTACCTTCATTTAAGTGGTTAGGATTGAAACTGCAGCAAATTTTACAGCACTCATTTGGCTCGGGGTGATGAAATAACAATAGGTATTAATAAATAGCCTACCTATTAATAATAGGTATTAATGAATAGCCTACTGTATAAAGAGTGTCTAGTATGTTCCAGACATTGTACCAGGAATCTGGTACAAAGTACATCATGTAGCCAACACAGCACAGTTATTATGGAAACTTTCCCAAATGTTTGTGAGATCTGGGGCAAGAGCATAAATCAAGCCCCCTCCAGCTTCTCCCTCACGTATACACACTCTATCCGCATGCTCCTTGCCCCCTCCACTTCCCATAAACAGCCGCCTTTTGACTCCCAGTGGCCTTGGGAGGATAGGCCAGGCAAAGACTCTCCTTTAAGTCTTGGAAACAAGGGTCTAAATAGAGGGAATTCTGGAGCTCCAGGTAAAAGGTGTGTGGTCTAGAAGAAGCGTAGGCTTGTCTCCAGGATCCAACAGATTTCTGTCCTGTGGGAACGATTATAGCTGGGAGTCTAGAGTAAGGCTCCCTGAAGCACCCAGTTCAAGCCAAGATCTCTGACTGACTAAGTCTAATAACAGTACTGATCACCATAGAGAAACAAATCCAAAAAGGTAGATGTAGCTAGTAAGTGGAGGAACTGGGGATTGAACTCAAGTCTGTCAGCCCCCAAGGCCTAAACTAATTGCCTCTCCATGTAATAATGGTTTGTTTTAGATATTACCTTTCTAGGTATACACTTCTAAATTATACACTTCTAGGTATCTCTTCCCTAAATTACACATTTCTCAatgtcacacttttttttttttttttgtaatttgcaaAGGTCCAGCCTCCAACTGGCCTGCTGTGTCCCTACAAACCCTGAAATCTTTGTCTTTAACAGTTATGGTAAATTCTAGTGGACTCTTCAATGACTGATTGCTGCCAGGCTGAAGAAATCAGCATTAACTGACCATAAAAAGCTCTGAAatcccctgtttatttatttgggtgtaGACTTCTAAGACAGTAGTATTGGGTGACTGTCAAAGGGACATTGAAGATGTTCACATTTCCTTGACTTAGAAGAATTTTCTGGAAAACAGCTTGTTTATTCTGACCCCTTTTCCTTATCAAGTCCATGTATGTAGCACAATTAGACACAACTGATAGAGTCATGGCTACTAGTAACTGAGCTCCTGCCATAGGCTAGCTTCTGTACATGAGGTAGCTCATATATTCCTCATAAGATTATGTAAGCGGGAAaactggggctcagggagggTAAGCAAGTTGCTTAAGGTCACCCAGCCATTAGGTGGTCAAGCCAGAATCCAAGTCCATGGACCTCAAAGTCTGCATTGGTAACCACTGAGATACCCCACTTTGGTAACCACTGAGATACCCCACTTTGAAACCCAAAAGAGTCTTAAAGTATCAGATCTGGAAGGAAATACAGAGCTCATCTTGTCCATACCCTTCATTTTACGAAGAAGGAAACTCATGGCAGACTGAGCTTTGTGAGATGAAATGCTATTTTCTAAGCCTGTAAATTCAccagattaaaacaaaaccaaatcctAAATTAACAAAGTTATTTTCAGTGACACAGGTCacttggcttttaattttttgttaaaagaGAACTCATATGAAAAAgaccccaaaaaacaacaaagctcATCTGTCATTAGTCACCCAACTATAGGACAACACAATGATTTAGCTAGGCCAGCAAGAAAACCTCAAATCTTCTGCATATTTGGTATTGATAAAAGCCATAACATTTtgataatatgtgtatatttataatttatccCACAAGTTCCTTCAACAAGAAggaatcttattttaaaagaatcttcaTTACTTAAGGTTTTATGCAGAgcattacctttttaaagatttatttatttatttgatttttttgtttgtttgttttcaggtcatctctatacccaacatggggctcaaactcaaaaccccaagatcaagagctgcatgttctatcaactgagccagccaggtgccccaaagcattattttttaaaaacatctttattgaaatattattcacataccatacagttCACCCATTTAGAGTAtataattaaacaattttttgctttttttgtttttttgtttttttttttgagagagagcaggggaggggcaaagggggagagagagagagagacagaatcttaagcagtctccatggtCAGCGTGGGGTCCttctcggggctcgatctcatgaccatgagatcatgacctgagctgaaatcaagagtcagatgcttaaccaactgagccacccaggggcccctaaggTTTAGTGATTTTAGTATACTCACAGATAATGTGCAATCATTGTCACAGTCAGTCTTAGAACACGCACATCACCACAATGAGAAATCCTGTACTCTTTAGTTTCATtccccatccacccatcccccacccagccctaagcaaccactaatctatttatggtctctgtagatttgcctaatctgggaatttcatataaatggaatcctataatacatattcttatatgactggcttctttcactttgcataatgttttcaaggttcattcatgttatagcaggtatcagtatttcattcctttctgtggccaaataatattccgtAATATgtatatgacattttatttatccaatcatccattgataggcatttgggttgttttcaccttttggctattgtgaatagtgctgctataaacaatgttTGTTTGAACACTCCTTTCAACTCTTTTGAAtatatatctagaagtggaattgttgagtcatatgataactctatgtttaactatttgaggaactgccaaattgttttccatagcagctgaaCCATTTTACGCTTGCACCAGCAACTTATATGCATGCCAATCTCTCTATGTCCTtacaaatatttgtgattttctgggttttttccctaaaattattATAACTATCCTAATGGGTATTAAGTGGTATccccttgtggttttgatttgaatttccctaatgactaataacgttggacatctttccatttgtttattggccatttgtatatcttcttcagaaagatatatattcaagttttctgtgtgtgtatatatatatatatatatatatatattctagactCTAGATACATGTACTCAGGTATATAGTtcgtaaatatttttttcctattccataagctgtcttttcactttcttgatagtgtcctttgatgtgTAAAaggttttaattataattaagtccaattgattttgttgttgtggtttatgcttttggtgtcacatttaagaaatcattgcctaataAAAGATTACAGAGATATatgcttgtgttttcttctaagttttacaGCTTGAGTTTTTACACTgaagtctttgattttttttttttttgagttaatttttatatatggtgtgaaaTAGAGGgttaacttcattctttttcacgtCATTGTCCAGTAgtttcagcaccatttattgaaaagctactctttcccccattgaatcaTCTTagcatccttgtcaaaaatcagttgacacATGGGTTAATTCCTGGACATTCGAGTCTATTTTATTCATCTATATGTCTGCCCATATAGACATACAGGTATCCAGGACCTCACTGCCTtgctttttttgttcatttgtttttaatgtttatttatttttgagagagagagaacaagagagagagtgcacatgcacaaagaggggaggggcagagagagagagagagagagggagacacagaagctgaagcagggtccaggctctgagctgtcagtgcagattgtgacctgagctgaagtcggatgtacaaccgactgagctacccaggcaccccaaaagtctGTTGACACATGGGTTAATTTCTGGACTCTCGAGTCTATTTCATTCCCCTCTATGTCTACCCAATGCGAGTACctcactgtcttgattactgttgtGTAGTAAGTTCTGAAATCGAGAAATACTCCTACTtcactcttctttctcaagattgttttggcttctctaagtcccttgcatttccatatgaattttaaaatcagcttctCAATTTTGACAAAGAAGTTAACTGGGACAGGGCACTATTTTTGCTTATATAAATTTGGAAAGAGAATTGGCATTCTGGGAGAGCAGCTTTAAGTGGAAAGAAACTCCAGAGGTACGCAGGAAGTAAATATTAATACTTCATTCTGCATGATTGAGTCTTTGGTAATTGAGTCCTGATAAAAATTCATATTGGAATCCAAAACAAAGTTGACCATATCGCACCGTTGAAAATGAGGGGACACTGAGGGTGCCTGAATTTTCTGCATTTGTAATGtagaataataatataataattattgtataataatttaaaaagaacaaagtgtgTTCACaatctttccttatcttttcatCATAAATGTACTGGGATTTAGTGAAGCAGGAATTTCTTATCCACTTGTAGTCTTCAATAAGGTAattcaggcacagagagggtaagaaGTGACTTGATCAAAGAGATAAGCCAGTTAAGTAGGGTAACCAACCATCACGGTTTACCTGAGACTGAGGGGCTTCCCACGATGTAGGACTTTCGTTGCTGAAACTGGGAGAGTCCCTAAAAAAACTCATCTGAGTTGGTCACTTTACTAGTAATTAGCAGAAGCAGGAACGACTCAGGCCCTTTAACTCTTAGCATACACACTTTTCCTACCAGTTGAACGCATCAAGCATGCTTGACTTTCTCTACCTTGGGAATTCTGCGTAAAAACCCGTCTTCACTCAGCTTTTCTTGACTCGTCTTACCTGAGACTTCAGCTGCCCTAAGCTTTCCAGCAATCTCTTGTCTTTGGTGTCCCAGCCACAactcattctattttcttttgtcgATAGTCGAATAGTTTTTCGTTCTAtctgcccttcctctcttttgCAGATCATGGGTTGTAGAAGCAGACATAGTGCTTCTCCCTGCTTCCCATGACGCCGAGTGGGGCCTTCACAAATACCGTTGCCTGACCGAGCGGAAGTCCGTAAACACTCAAAACACCTGATCTTCAGCGTCAGGTAAGTTGCCAGGGGTCACCATTCCTTAGAACTCAATTCTTGTTTAAATATGAACAAGAGTCACTTAGTGCCAGGAACACAATTTGTATCTTTATTGCAGTTTGACGTGGATCACAACAAGAAACACACAGCCTAGTACAAATCGATGACCCGTCTCAGAGAGCCCACTCTGGCATCCATGGCCCCCCAGTCGTGGTAGCGCCTGTAGTCCCCCGGCCTCAGCAGGTACTGCCGCCCCCGGTAGTTGGGCATCTCGTAGAGGACCCAGCAGCCCTCCAGCACGTGGAGGGAGTGGAGCTCATTGAGCCGGAAGCGATCGTGGATACAGGAGCAGTCCTCAGTGAGCTCGGACACAAGGCCTCCGTAGTCATCTCTCTCGTACAGCCTTATCCTGTGAGAGCTGGTCTGTTGTgacaataaacaaaagaagaaaaatcagttgtGTGCCTCCCTGATCTCCGTaaaagtggctcagtcagcctgTACCTTCATGAAGCATGGTTTTCAAACCATCCTGCCGAGTATGTGTCCTTTCCTCACATTGTTGGAAATTCGTAATAAGTCAGGACGAATATTAAAATAAGACTGACCTGACCAGTGGACTGTCTTGTGGAAGaaacaaacattgaaataaaGGTCACAAAAGTCCTTTGTAGGAAACCATCGGGCCCAACTGTAGTTAGTGAGTCTGCAGAGAGGATGTGAACTCTTTTCCATTATGGCTGCATATAACTGAGTCCTAACAAGCTTGTTTCTAAGTCGCTTTTCACTCAGAATGTACAACAGTTTGTATTTACTCTGACATGTCTGACATTTTACCAAGTCACCTGAGCCATTTGAAGTTCTTGCTTCAAAGAAATTCCTCTtatatttatatgtctttttgCATCTGCAAATTTCTCTAGCCTACTTTTGGTTTCACTTCTTGAATCTGCTTGTCATACCACATAATTTGGTATCATCAGCAATCAGAGACACAAACTCAACATGTTTGACAAACATGAAGCAGTGCTCTGAGGAGGACCATGGCCCATGACTCTCAATTAATGACCCTGGAGAGAAACTAGGTGATAATGactcctgggaggcagggaggaagctgAGACATATCGTTCTAGTTTCTAGATCCTTATGCCATAGAGGCTGCATAGAAAACAGTCACTAATACAGTCAGCACACATTACACTGATATTGTTCTCCCAGAGTCTATTAAGTGTTTAATAAAAGGCAATGATCTAGGATAGGCTTTTAGCTATTCTGAGCAAGGTGATGTTTATTTCGAATTTAGGGATCAGCTAAAAGCCACCAAATTTAACTTTAGCGGCTATGTTGTTGTGATTTCTTGTGCCCTAAAAACAatcttgtccttttttcttttttaagtcttgtccttaagtaagaaaaaaaaaagagagagagagagacaggttcCAGTGATTCATAAGCCTACTCACAATTTTCTCGCATTGGGTAGACATAGAGGGGAATGAAATAGACTCGAGAGTCCAGAAATTAACCAATGCTCTCAAGGCTTGAGAGCCAGGCATTGCTATCCTTACTGTGAACGCTAGTCCTGGGTTGAAACAAACTGACTTTTTTACAAACAGGAATTTACGACGACGGATCAGTGATGCTTTCGCATCAGTCTGGTTGAAGCAAGACTCACGTAAGGGATGGCCCGGCAGGAGCGGACCGAGTCGCTGAGGCCCATCCACTGCTGGTAGTCCGGGTAGTCCCCGCGCCGCAGGAAGTACTGGTGGCCCTGGTAGTTGGGGCGCTCGTAGAGCATCCAGCAGCCGCTGTCCACGCGGATGGAGTTGCAGCGGCTGAAATAGGGCTGCAGGTTGGGGCAGTCGCTGCTGCACTCGTAGCAGCGGCCCTGGAAGCCCCGGTCCTCGTAGAAGGTGATCTGAGGTGGAAAACAAGGGGACAGCCAAAAGTCAGCGGGGGAAGTGCCCCGAA
This Lynx canadensis isolate LIC74 chromosome C1, mLynCan4.pri.v2, whole genome shotgun sequence DNA region includes the following protein-coding sequences:
- the LOC115521281 gene encoding gamma-crystallin A, translated to MGKITFYEDRGFQGRCYECSSDCPNLQPYFSRCNSIRVDSGCWMLYERPNYQGHQYFLRRGDYPDYQQWMGLSDSVRSCRAIPYTSSHRIRLYERDDYGGLVSELTEDCSCIHDRFRLNELHSLHVLEGCWVLYEMPNYRGRQYLLRPGDYRRYHDWGAMDARVGSLRRVIDLY